In the Streptomyces coeruleoprunus genome, TGGCGACGGGCAGCAGCCGCTTCCGTACGGACTCCAGGGCGGACTCGGCGAGCAGGGAGTCTCCGTGCTTGGAGACGCCGACGGGGTCGACGACGGCCGGGGCGTCCGTCCCGGCGAGGAGGGCGGCGACGGTCTCGACGAGCGGCGCGGAGGCCAGCATGCCGGTCTTCACCGCCTGGACGCCGATGTCGCCGACGACGCTGCGGTACTGGGCGCGCACGGCGTCCTCGGGCAGCTCCCAGGCGCCCTGGACGCCCAGGGAGTTCTGCGCGGTCACCGCGGTGATCACGCTCATCCCGTGGACGCCGAGGGCGAGCATGGTCTTGAGGTCGGCCTGGATGCCGGCGCCGCCACCGGAGTCGGATCCGGCGACGGTCAGCACGCGGGGCGGGGCCGTGCGGGAGGTCATTCGTGGCCGCCGAAGTGGTCCCAGCCGCCCTTGGTGTGCCAGGGGGCGCCGTCCACGGTGACCTGGGGCAGGGCGGAGGGGTTGAGGACCTCGCCGATGACCTTCCAGCGGGCGGGGAGCTTCACGTCCGGCGGGAAGGTGGCGACGATCGCGTGGTCCTCTCCCCCGGTGAGCACCCACTGGAGCGGATCGACCCCGACGGCCTGGCCGATGTCGTTCATCTGGGTCGGGATGTCGATGGCCGCGGAGCGCAGGTCGATGCGGACCTTGCTGGCCTCGGCGATGTGGCCGAGGTCGGCGATGAGGCCGTCGCTGACGTCGCACATGGCGGTGGCGCCGAGGGACGCCGCGGCGGGGCCGGCGT is a window encoding:
- the thiD gene encoding bifunctional hydroxymethylpyrimidine kinase/phosphomethylpyrimidine kinase, translated to MTSRTAPPRVLTVAGSDSGGGAGIQADLKTMLALGVHGMSVITAVTAQNSLGVQGAWELPEDAVRAQYRSVVGDIGVQAVKTGMLASAPLVETVAALLAGTDAPAVVDPVGVSKHGDSLLAESALESVRKRLLPVATVATPNLDEVAALTGVRVEREEDLRRAAGAILEYGPRWALIKGGHLAGDAVDLLTDGSEEHWLRAPRHDNRHTHGTGCTLASAIAAGLAKGLTVPDAVRAAKTYVTGAIAAGFALGGGIGPVDHGWRLRA